The sequence GCCTGCAAAAAGGGATTGACCTGGGGGTCGCCAACGCCATTTTGATCAAACTCAACCAAATCGGCACGGTTACGGAAACCCTGCAAACCATCCATTTGGCCACCCGCCGGGGATACCGCTCCGTGATCAGCCATCGCTCCGGGGAAACGGAGGACACCACCATTGCCGACCTGGCCGTGGCAACCAATGCGGGGCAAATCAAAACCGGCTCCCTCTGCCGCAGTGAACGGGTGGCGAAATACAATCGCCTGCTCGAAATTGAAAACGAGTTGGGGGATACGGCGGTCTATGCCCCGCAAATGGGCTTGGGGCCGAAGTTTTTGGGTTAGTTAGGGTGATTTAACGAAACCCAATGGCCGCTTGCCAAACGAAGGCCAACAGCAGGAAAAAGACGGGAATCACCGGCAAAATGTCCACCAAGGGGTCAAAGATGGCGTAGGCTTCTGGGAGTTTGGCCAGGAGTAAGGTCAGTTCCATAGGGTCACAGCAACTCAGGTAATTTTTAGATTATCACCTTGGGGGGCGGTGATGCCAAAGGAACTAGGTGCGAATGGAGCCATCGGGCATTCGGGCACCGCTCAAGTCCACCCCCACCAGGGTTGCCCGTCCCAAATCCGCCTTGGTCAAATCCGCCCCGCTCAAGTCCGCTCCGGTCAGATTCACCTGGGTGAGGTTGGCGCCCACCAAATTGGCTCCTTCGAGGCAAGCCCCACTGAAATTGGCCTGACTCAGGTTGGCCCCGGCCAGGTCTGCCCCCTGGAAACAGGCCCCGACAAAGACGGCA comes from Synechococcus sp. C9 and encodes:
- a CDS encoding photosystem II reaction center protein K, producing the protein MELTLLLAKLPEAYAIFDPLVDILPVIPVFFLLLAFVWQAAIGFR